A single window of Anopheles moucheti chromosome 2, idAnoMoucSN_F20_07, whole genome shotgun sequence DNA harbors:
- the LOC128310762 gene encoding leucine-rich PPR motif-containing protein, mitochondrial, whose protein sequence is MNHLRVALIRQQRLCRRAAVQCVSGSCYTVVLQQPSIPFTRLLSQSVRHCQTVPSAKQQEPFATQTQEASAGKKTVQPDSARLVEVLRSDATVYRRVQLEKLNQLLAKPFEIPADAYDFLLQCCGSLLCAETLETRMKIFEQFWFYLGEPQQKHWKVLLQVYRENERSITDVPAFLAGIGEGIEKDAELYRGLMGVLAEKGDIAEMKLVGEMMKERNIPLTVEVINLMIRGYGRAGDLDGVQMVLETMSASNVSANGQTYGELMIAFLEDGMTERVNKMVREKGAQLEEKHILELLCLALAGKIQPELVRALFKLLPEQITTDGRIHPVLRNVLSGLIRSGHFDGMMALLEELPAPQFRANENTDSYASFLMVEMLRNDVPLERFKIFLAMLIKTERNPRAYHVACECAAKAAHPYFSRLLAALAPLEDLRPHYFWPLFLQRSKAEGEVGVLSVLQTMKKLKVEPDQETLTQYVLPKLTLTLKDSRTALKILEDCGVRMGALMTPYISHLLYQNRFDDVLAIARRYTTKLDTEALLWPLLLQANVNRSSAHQRKMCEVICAIKDRSADERHDLGGQLLLELISNKKSKHDANSLRALLNEYDRFEIKISRMAAGVLKNHFGRAQKDATGTGEAIDTLLKKVTDDQLTILSKELFETIGVHPRDMTYDELECHLVELEQKKLNTRGVLRRLLQLSVREGRYKRALELKQKCDQAKVDQSSGMLASIIELYTKVGDPQQAGRTLEQLRKQFPGFIVDEHKIIDYAALLVERGQLDGARKILRERATAGGKLRGTDDGSTSKNVWNLLTSTAQWAVTSGRKASAPNNTTQQLLDFLVELGYCNYDNTLLGPVLREYLLAGDKRTAIAEFQRIAKEKRRTPLQLEIITLLVELTNGQDNADIAPAEAKTLLSETIQIVSQIHGPVNTNNTLIVALAVAGTEAQLRRMLINPEVRINHEYILTQCEFLVGSGKLEPVLRLAKCSKGLANVRESDFLLLALGQYVRQNNCEAAVQLFQRLLDEGDELKVTTEFARKLSDLLEANNFEVPVGLQMYLK, encoded by the coding sequence ATGAATCATCTCCGAGTGGCGCTCATCAGACAGCAGCGGTTGTGTCGTCGTGCTGCGGTACAGTGTGTTTCCGGTTCGTGCTATACGGTCGTTCTGCAGCAACCGTCCATACCGTTTACTAGGCTGCTTTCACAATCGGTACGCCACTGCCAGACGGTCCCTTCCGCCAAGCAGCAAGAACCGTTCGCAACGCAAACTCAGGAAGCTTCCGCCGGGAAGAAGACGGTACAACCGGACAGTGCTCGTCTGGTGGAAGTGCTGCGGTCCGATGCGACCGTCTACCGGCGTGTACAGCTGGAGAAGCTGAATCAACTTCTCGCGAAACCATTTGAAATTCCCGCGGATGCTTATGACTTTTTGCTACAGTGCTGTGGATCGCTACTGTGTGCCGAAACGCTTGAAACCCGTATGAAGATATTCGAACAGTTTTGGTTCTATTTGGGTGAACCGCAACAGAAACACTGGAAGGTATTGCTACAGGTGTACCGAGAAAATGAACGTTCCATCACGGATGTACCGGCGTTTCTCGCTGGGATAGGCGAAGGCATTGAGAAGGATGCTGAGCTGTACCGGGGGCTGATGGGTGTGCTGGCTGAGAAGGGAGATATCGCTGAGATGAAACTCGTCGGCGAGATGATGAAGGAGCGCAATATTCCACTTACGGTCGAAGTGATTAACCTAATGATCCGTGGCTATGGACGTGCCGGAGATCTGGACGGTGTCCAGATGGTGCTGGAAACGATGAGCGCTAGCAATGTGTCCGCTAATGGGCAAACGTACGGCGAGCTAATGATTGCCTTCCTGGAGGACGGTATGACCGAGCGGGTGAATAAAATGGTACGCGAAAAAGGGGCCCAACTGGAGGAAAAACACATCCTTGAACTGCTGTGCCTTGCATTGGCTGGGAAAATTCAGCCAGAGTTGGTACGCGCCCTTTTTAAACTGCTTCCGGAACAAATAACTACGGACGGTCGTATTCATCCGGTTCTCCGGAACGTGCTTAGCGGGTTGATTCGTTCCGGTCATTTCGACGGCATGATGGCACTGCTCGAGGAACTTCCAGCGCCACAGTTTCGTGCCAACGAAAATACCGACAGTTACGCATCCTTCCTCATGGTGGAGATGCTCCGTAATGATGTCCCGCTCGAGAGGTTCAAAATATTCCTTGCCATGCTGATTAAAACCGAACGGAATCCGCGTGCGTATCATGTCGCTTGTGAGTGTGCCGCTAAAGCTGCTCATCCTTATTTTTCTCGGCTGCTAGCGGCCCTCGCACCACTCGAGGATCTTCGTCCACACTACTTTTGGCCACTGTTTCTACAGCGCTCGAAAGCGGAGGGAGAGGTCGGTGTACTGTCGGTACTGCAAACGATGAAGAAACTTAAGGTGGAACCCGATCAAGAAACTCTCACACAGTACGTACTGCCGAAGCTTACGCTTACCCTAAAGGATTCCCGGACGGCATTGAAAATTCTAGAAGATTGTGGTGTACGGATGGGTGCCCTGATGACACCGTATATTTCCCACCTGCTCTATCAGAACCGCTTCGATGATGTGCTCGCTATCGCCCGTCGTTATACGACCAAGCTCGACACGGAAGCGTTACTGTGGCCATTGCTACTCCAGGCGAACGTTAACCGTTCAAGTGCCCATCAGCGAAAAATGTGCGAGGTTATCTGCGCCATCAAGGACCGATCGGCAGACGAACGGCACGATCTGGGCGGCCAGTTGCTTCTGGAGCTAATTAGCAACAAGAAAAGCAAGCACGATGCAAACAGTTTGCGCGCGTTGCTCAACGAATACGACCGATTCGAGATCAAGATCTCACGAATGGCCGCCGGTGTGCTGAAGAATCATTTCGGGCGAGCACAGAAAGATGCTACCGGTACGGGAGAAGCCATCGATACGTTGCTGAAGAAGGTAACCGACGATCAGTTAACGATCCTTTCGAAGGAACTGTTCGAAACGATCGGAGTACATCCGCGGGACATGACCTACGACGAGCTGGAATGCCATTTGGTAGAGCTGGAGCAGAAAAAGCTAAACACTCGCGGCGTGTTAAGGAGGCTGCTGCAGCTTAGCGTACGCGAAGGACGATACAAGCGAGCGCTCGAGCTAAAGCAAAAGTGCGATCAAGCCAAAGTGGACCAAAGCTCCGGCATGCTCGCGTCGATCATCGAACTGTACACGAAGGTAGGCGATCCGCAACAGGCCGGTCGTACGCTGGAACAGTTGCGAAAACAATTTCCCGGCTTTATCGTGGATGAGCATAAGATCATCGATTACGCTGCGCTGCTGGTAGAACGCGGACAGCTCGACGGTGCTCGAAAGATCCTACGCGAACGCGCCACAGCCGGTGGGAAACTTCGTGGCACGGACGATGGATCGACCAGTAAAAATGTGTGGAATTTGCTCACCAGCACAGCCCAATGGGCGGTGACATCCGGTCGGAAGGCTTCTGCACCCAACAACACCACCCAACAGTTGCTTGATTTTCTCGTCGAACTTGGGTACTGTAATTACGATAACACATTGCTAGGTCCGGTGCTACGAGAATATCTGCTCGCCGGTGACAAACGTACCGCAATAGCAGAGTTTCAACGCATCGCGAAGGAGAAACGTCGTACACCTTTGCAGCTGGAAATCATTACCCTACTGGTGGAGCTTACAAACGGGCAGGATAATGCGGACATCGCACCAGCCGAGGCAAAAACGCTGCTGAGTGAAACGATCCAAATCGTGTCACAAATCCACGGACCGGTTAACACGAACAACACACTGATAGTAGCACTGGCGGTGGCCGGTACCGAGGCCCAGCTACGTCGTATGCTTATCAACCCGGAGGTACGCATCAACCACGAGTACATTTTGACGCAGTGTGAGTTCCTCGTTGGCAGTGGCAAGCTTGAACCCGTGCTACGGTTAGCCAAATGCAGCAAAGGGCTGGCCAATGTGCGTGAGTCCGACTTTCTGCTGCTTGCGTTAGGGCAGTACGTGCGGCAGAACAACTGTGAGGCGGCCGTACAGCTGTTCCAGCGATTGCTGGACGAAGGGGACGAGCTAAAGGTTACGACCGAATTTGCCCGCAAGCTGTCCGATCTGCTGGAGGCAAACAATTTCGAAGTACCTGTTGGGTTGCAGATGTACCTAAAGTGA